From Brevibacillus marinus, a single genomic window includes:
- a CDS encoding type III polyketide synthase, with product MSRILSVGKAVPPYQLSQEASQKLVYELFRDRFPQIDRLMRIFPNSEIRTRHFCVPAEWFLRDHSFAEKNEQYLAEACRLGAEAIQRCLQKCALSPEAIDCLIFVSSTGIATPSIDARILNLLGMREDVTRIPLWGLGCAAGAMGLARANDYAKAHPERLVLLLAVELCGLTFVKRDISKSNFVATSLFADGAAAVLIAGERYARLHPAFADAPAIVGSVSTTWRDSLDVMGWDVTDDGLRVIFSRDIPALVKQRMGQTVEQALARHQLTLRQISRFLPHPGGAKVIAAYRETLGLPAESTRDAEEVLAEYGNMSSATVLYVLERSLARHWASGEYGLLTALGPGFSSEVVILQAGGERG from the coding sequence TTGTCTCGCATTTTATCCGTCGGCAAGGCCGTTCCGCCCTATCAACTTTCACAGGAAGCGTCACAGAAGCTGGTGTACGAGTTGTTTCGCGACCGTTTTCCCCAGATCGACCGGCTGATGAGGATCTTCCCCAACTCGGAGATTCGCACGCGGCACTTCTGCGTGCCTGCGGAGTGGTTTTTGCGCGACCACTCCTTCGCCGAGAAAAACGAACAATACCTGGCAGAAGCCTGCCGGCTGGGCGCGGAGGCGATTCAGCGCTGCCTGCAAAAATGCGCTCTTTCCCCTGAGGCCATTGACTGTCTGATTTTCGTCTCCAGCACCGGGATCGCCACCCCCAGCATCGACGCGCGGATTCTCAATCTGCTGGGGATGCGGGAGGACGTGACGCGGATCCCGCTCTGGGGACTGGGCTGCGCGGCCGGAGCGATGGGGCTGGCCCGCGCCAACGACTACGCGAAGGCCCACCCTGAGCGGTTGGTTCTGCTGCTGGCGGTCGAGCTGTGCGGACTTACTTTCGTGAAACGCGACATCTCGAAAAGCAACTTCGTCGCCACATCGCTGTTCGCCGACGGCGCCGCCGCAGTCTTGATCGCCGGCGAGCGCTACGCGCGGCTGCACCCCGCTTTTGCCGATGCTCCGGCGATTGTCGGCAGCGTGAGTACGACCTGGCGGGATTCGCTCGACGTGATGGGCTGGGACGTCACCGACGACGGTCTGCGGGTGATTTTTTCGCGCGACATTCCCGCCCTGGTGAAGCAGCGGATGGGCCAGACTGTGGAGCAGGCGCTTGCCCGTCACCAGTTGACCCTGCGGCAGATCAGCCGCTTCCTGCCGCATCCGGGGGGAGCAAAGGTGATCGCCGCCTATCGGGAGACGCTCGGCCTGCCTGCCGAGTCGACGCGGGACGCGGAGGAAGTGCTGGCGGAGTACGGCAACATGTCTTCCGCCACGGTCCTGTACGTGCTGGAACGAAGTCTTGCCCGTCACTGGGCGAGCGGGGAATACGGACTATTGACGGCCCTCGGGCCGGGATTCAGCTCGGAGGTCGTGATCCTTCAGGCGGGAGGGGAGCGCGGATGA
- a CDS encoding isoprenylcysteine carboxyl methyltransferase family protein → MNLFFLVVLLTVLLQRLLELELARRNAAYIRERGGYEVGAEHYKYIVALHGAFFVSLLAEVGWAQRPLAAHWYVPFAIFLLAQAGRYWCISSLGRFWNTRIMILPAAPRVSRGPYRYLRHPNYLIVGVELLTLPLTFSAYLTALVFTLGNLWLLLKVRIPQEEQGLAQLAKNRSPQSGDD, encoded by the coding sequence ATGAACCTGTTTTTTCTGGTGGTGCTGCTAACCGTGCTGCTGCAGCGTTTGCTGGAGCTGGAGCTCGCCCGGCGCAATGCCGCCTACATCCGGGAACGGGGCGGGTATGAAGTGGGAGCGGAGCACTACAAGTACATCGTCGCCCTGCACGGCGCATTCTTTGTCAGCCTGCTCGCGGAAGTGGGGTGGGCTCAGCGCCCGCTGGCCGCTCACTGGTACGTGCCGTTCGCCATCTTTCTGCTCGCCCAAGCGGGGCGCTACTGGTGCATCAGCAGCCTGGGGCGCTTTTGGAACACGCGCATCATGATTCTCCCCGCCGCGCCGCGCGTCTCGCGCGGACCATACCGCTATCTGCGCCATCCCAATTACCTGATCGTCGGGGTGGAGTTATTGACCCTGCCGCTCACCTTTTCCGCTTATCTGACGGCCCTCGTCTTCACCCTGGGCAACCTCTGGCTGCTGCTGAAGGTGCGGATCCCGCAAGAAGAGCAGGGCTTGGCCCAATTGGCCAAAAACCGCTCGCCGCAAAGCGGGGATGATTGA
- a CDS encoding thioredoxin family protein produces MKKVLIFLAIVMGLFAALAVVTFYANKQAAQGNPYGKETLHPATVAQLDDPLYGNQILPDELQAKLDNKEELYVYFYSPTCVYCQETTPILVPLAEELAIDVRKLNVLEFEEAWDTYRLAGTPTLIHFREGKEVARLDGGQNEASLRAWFAEQQQ; encoded by the coding sequence ATGAAAAAGGTGCTCATCTTTCTGGCAATCGTCATGGGCCTGTTTGCGGCGCTGGCGGTGGTCACCTTCTATGCCAACAAACAGGCGGCACAGGGCAATCCATACGGCAAAGAGACGCTGCATCCGGCTACCGTTGCGCAGTTGGACGATCCGCTCTACGGCAATCAGATTCTGCCGGACGAGCTGCAGGCGAAACTGGACAACAAGGAAGAGCTGTACGTCTACTTTTACAGTCCGACCTGTGTCTACTGCCAGGAGACGACACCGATCCTCGTGCCGTTGGCAGAGGAGCTGGCGATTGACGTGCGGAAACTGAATGTACTGGAATTCGAGGAGGCCTGGGATACCTACCGGCTCGCCGGAACGCCGACCTTGATCCACTTCCGGGAGGGCAAGGAAGTGGCCCGGCTCGACGGCGGACAGAACGAGGCGTCGCTTCGCGCCTGGTTTGCCGAACAGCAGCAGTAG
- a CDS encoding NAD-dependent deacylase, with protein sequence MLEQWLRESRQTVIFSGAGMSTESGLPDFRSARQGIWRDKDPAMYASTHALWHNREVFVQFYRMRIEAMLACQPHRGHRIIADWQRRGLVNRVVTQNVDGYHQEAGCERVIELHGSLRTVRCLVCERRYPAEKYLQEDGTVCACGGFLRPDVVLFGEMLPERALAEAEQAMSAADLCIVLGSSLQVSPANLYPQIAKRNGAKLVIVNLEPTALDELADLVVHDCAIGEWLQAVNQSLGL encoded by the coding sequence TTGCTTGAACAATGGCTGCGCGAGTCCAGACAGACGGTGATCTTTAGCGGCGCGGGGATGTCGACGGAGAGTGGCTTGCCCGACTTTCGCTCCGCCCGGCAGGGGATCTGGCGGGACAAAGATCCGGCGATGTACGCCAGTACCCATGCGCTCTGGCACAACCGGGAGGTGTTCGTGCAGTTTTACCGGATGCGAATCGAAGCAATGCTCGCCTGTCAGCCGCACAGGGGCCACCGAATTATCGCCGACTGGCAGCGGCGCGGGCTGGTCAATCGTGTCGTCACCCAGAACGTCGACGGTTACCACCAAGAGGCCGGCTGCGAGCGGGTGATCGAACTGCATGGCAGCTTGCGGACGGTCCGCTGTCTGGTCTGTGAGCGGCGTTACCCGGCAGAGAAGTATTTGCAGGAAGACGGGACGGTCTGCGCCTGCGGCGGGTTTCTGCGGCCGGACGTGGTGCTGTTTGGCGAAATGCTGCCGGAGCGGGCGCTGGCAGAAGCGGAGCAGGCGATGAGCGCGGCTGATTTGTGTATCGTCCTGGGCTCGTCCCTGCAGGTTTCGCCGGCCAATCTGTATCCGCAAATCGCCAAGCGGAACGGCGCCAAGTTGGTGATTGTCAACCTGGAACCGACCGCACTGGACGAGCTCGCCGATCTGGTCGTGCACGACTGCGCAATCGGCGAATGGCTGCAGGCGGTGAACCAGTCGCTGGGCCTCTGA
- a CDS encoding sulfate/molybdate ABC transporter ATP-binding protein, translated as MSIQLHDISKRFGATPVLQDITLEVRKGELVALLGPSGSGKTTLLRVIAGLEQADKGRIIIEGREVTHASVQERQVGFVFQHYALFRHMSVFENIAFGLKVRRGSRRVSKQEIKQKVGELLALVKLETMAHRYPAQLSGGQRQRVALARALAIQPQILLLDEPFAALDANVREELRRWLRELHQKLGITGLFVTHDQQEALEIADRVVIMNDGRVEQIGTPYDVYHAPANPFVCGFIGRANRIPGRFDRNGQIAASTSFVSYVRPHDLEVTRQQRKGAFPAIVRKVSAVGPHVRLHLQETGSQLVLEAEMPLERYQALNVRENETVYVRPRTVKEFARDSAWPNATVEQPLWEEWAEPTTGSMLP; from the coding sequence TTGAGCATTCAATTACACGACATTAGCAAAAGATTCGGCGCGACGCCCGTCTTACAGGATATTACCCTGGAGGTGCGCAAAGGAGAACTGGTCGCCCTGCTGGGTCCGTCCGGTTCGGGGAAAACCACGCTGCTGCGGGTAATCGCCGGATTGGAACAGGCGGACAAAGGGCGCATCATCATCGAGGGCAGGGAGGTCACCCACGCAAGCGTGCAGGAGCGGCAGGTCGGGTTCGTCTTTCAACATTACGCTCTGTTCCGCCATATGAGCGTCTTTGAGAACATCGCCTTTGGGCTGAAAGTGCGGCGCGGCAGCAGAAGAGTAAGCAAACAGGAGATCAAGCAAAAGGTCGGCGAACTCTTGGCGCTGGTCAAGCTGGAGACGATGGCGCACCGCTATCCGGCGCAGCTGTCCGGCGGTCAGCGGCAGCGTGTCGCGCTGGCCCGGGCGTTAGCCATTCAGCCGCAGATTCTGCTGTTGGACGAACCGTTTGCCGCGCTCGACGCCAACGTGCGCGAGGAGCTGCGGCGCTGGCTGCGCGAACTGCATCAGAAGCTGGGGATTACCGGGCTGTTCGTGACCCACGACCAGCAGGAAGCGCTGGAAATCGCCGACCGCGTCGTGATCATGAACGACGGACGGGTGGAGCAAATCGGCACGCCGTACGACGTCTACCACGCGCCGGCCAATCCGTTCGTCTGCGGGTTTATCGGCCGCGCCAATCGGATCCCCGGCCGGTTTGACCGCAACGGCCAAATCGCGGCAAGCACTAGCTTCGTCAGCTACGTCCGCCCGCACGATCTGGAAGTGACGCGGCAGCAGCGAAAAGGCGCCTTCCCCGCGATTGTGCGCAAGGTGAGCGCGGTTGGCCCGCACGTCCGGCTGCACCTGCAGGAAACGGGCAGCCAGCTCGTCCTGGAAGCGGAGATGCCGCTGGAACGCTATCAAGCGTTAAACGTCCGGGAAAACGAGACCGTATACGTCCGGCCGCGCACCGTAAAGGAGTTTGCGCGCGACTCGGCGTGGCCCAACGCCACCGTCGAGCAGCCGCTGTGGGAAGAATGGGCCGAACCGACAACCGGCAGCATGCTGCCCTGA
- the cysW gene encoding sulfate ABC transporter permease subunit CysW, with translation MFRNHAANRPAVSPPGAIGVSKAVPLVRFLLSGAAVLYLLLMLVVPLLAVFAEAFAKGWQAYLAAVTEPDAVAAIRLTLLTAAIAVPLNTLFGIAAAWAIAKFSFRGKNLLLTLIDIPFAVSPVISGLIFVLLFGAQGVFAPLLAQYDIKIVFAVPGIILATLFVTVPFVARELIPVMQMTGKEEEEAALSLGASGWQTFVRVTLPNVKWGLLYGIILCNARAMGEFGAVSVVSGHIRGLTNTIPLHVEILYNEYQFAAAFAVASLLAVLALVTLVAKSVVERRAKTSALGSDGG, from the coding sequence ATGTTTCGCAATCATGCCGCCAACCGGCCCGCCGTGTCGCCACCCGGCGCGATCGGAGTGAGCAAGGCAGTGCCGCTGGTCCGCTTCCTGCTCAGCGGGGCCGCGGTGCTCTATTTGCTCCTGATGCTGGTCGTGCCGCTGCTCGCCGTCTTTGCCGAGGCGTTTGCCAAAGGGTGGCAGGCTTATCTGGCGGCCGTAACCGAACCGGATGCGGTGGCGGCGATCCGGCTGACGCTATTGACGGCAGCCATCGCCGTCCCGCTCAACACGCTGTTTGGGATTGCCGCCGCATGGGCGATTGCCAAGTTTTCCTTTCGCGGGAAAAATCTCCTGCTTACCCTGATCGACATCCCGTTTGCCGTCTCACCGGTGATCTCCGGGCTGATCTTTGTCCTGCTGTTCGGCGCCCAGGGCGTGTTTGCCCCCTTGCTTGCGCAGTATGACATCAAAATTGTCTTCGCGGTTCCCGGGATCATTCTCGCCACCTTGTTCGTGACCGTGCCGTTTGTAGCCCGCGAGTTGATCCCGGTGATGCAGATGACGGGCAAAGAGGAGGAAGAGGCCGCGCTATCTCTGGGGGCGAGCGGGTGGCAGACGTTTGTGCGGGTGACCCTGCCCAACGTCAAGTGGGGATTGCTCTACGGGATCATCCTCTGCAATGCGCGGGCGATGGGAGAGTTCGGCGCTGTCTCTGTCGTCTCCGGCCATATCCGCGGACTCACCAATACGATCCCGCTGCATGTGGAAATTTTGTACAACGAATACCAGTTTGCCGCAGCTTTTGCGGTCGCGTCGCTGCTCGCGGTTCTGGCGCTGGTTACGCTCGTCGCGAAAAGCGTCGTCGAGCGGCGGGCAAAGACGAGCGCTCTGGGCAGCGACGGCGGCTGA
- the cysT gene encoding sulfate ABC transporter permease subunit CysT encodes MVGILKPREAVLPGFRLTLGFTLFYLSCVVLIPLSVLFLQSAALSWQEYWQVIADPRVLAAFRLSFSAALLAGALNIVFGLLVAWVFTRYSFPGKRLLDGLIDLPFALPTAVAGISLTAVYSANGWIGRYAEALGIKIAFAPLGVVVALTFVGLPFVVRTVQPVLLNLEQQVEEAAVTLGATRWQTFWRVIFPQLLPALLTGFALAFARAVGEYGSVVFISGNMPMSTEIVPLLIMTKLEQYDYVGATAIALAMLLVSFAMLLCINLLQWQSSRRSLSG; translated from the coding sequence TTGGTGGGTATCTTGAAGCCGCGTGAGGCAGTCCTTCCCGGTTTCCGCTTGACACTGGGATTCACCCTGTTTTACCTGAGTTGCGTCGTATTGATCCCGCTGTCGGTGCTGTTTCTGCAATCAGCCGCCCTGAGTTGGCAGGAGTACTGGCAGGTGATCGCCGATCCCCGCGTGCTGGCGGCCTTTCGGCTCAGTTTTTCCGCTGCGCTGTTGGCCGGTGCGCTCAACATCGTCTTCGGCTTGCTGGTCGCCTGGGTGTTTACCCGCTACAGCTTCCCGGGAAAACGCCTGCTGGACGGGTTGATTGACCTGCCGTTTGCCCTGCCGACAGCCGTGGCGGGGATTTCCCTGACGGCTGTTTATTCGGCAAATGGCTGGATCGGCCGGTATGCGGAGGCCTTGGGGATCAAAATCGCCTTCGCCCCGCTCGGCGTGGTGGTGGCTTTGACCTTTGTCGGGCTGCCGTTTGTCGTGCGGACGGTGCAGCCGGTCCTGCTGAATCTGGAACAGCAGGTGGAAGAAGCGGCGGTCACCCTGGGAGCGACCCGCTGGCAGACGTTTTGGCGGGTGATCTTTCCGCAGCTGTTGCCCGCCCTGCTGACCGGCTTTGCCCTGGCCTTCGCCCGGGCGGTTGGCGAGTACGGCTCTGTCGTGTTCATCTCCGGCAATATGCCGATGAGCACGGAGATCGTCCCGCTGTTGATCATGACCAAACTGGAACAGTACGATTACGTCGGCGCGACGGCGATCGCCTTGGCGATGCTGCTTGTCTCCTTTGCCATGCTGTTGTGCATCAACCTGCTGCAGTGGCAGAGCAGCCGGCGGAGTCTGTCGGGATGA
- a CDS encoding sulfate ABC transporter substrate-binding protein translates to MKVLNKSGLSLLIVSLFWTIAGCGANTSGQQQEAAAEPTAQPAVEILNVSYDPTRELYEAVNASFQAYWKQKTGQTVTIKQSHGGSGKQGRAVIDGLEADVVTLALAYDIDAIAEKGLIEQGWQQRLEHNSSPYTSTIVFLVRKGNPKQINDWPDLIKPGVSVITPNPKTSGGARWNHLAAYGYALQKSNGDENQAKEFIRQLYQHVPVLDSGARGATTTFVERGIGDVLLAWENEAFLALKELGPDKFEIVIPSVSILAEPPVAVVDKVVDKRGTREIAEAYLQYLYTDEAQEIAAQHYYRPRSTEVMERYADQFPSLNLFTLDQYFGDWQNAHRVHFADGGLFDQIYQPQG, encoded by the coding sequence GTGAAAGTGTTGAACAAAAGCGGGCTCTCGCTGCTGATCGTCAGTCTGTTCTGGACGATCGCCGGATGCGGGGCAAACACGTCCGGGCAGCAACAGGAGGCTGCGGCTGAACCGACGGCCCAGCCTGCAGTGGAAATCCTGAACGTCTCGTACGATCCGACGCGCGAGTTGTACGAAGCGGTCAATGCAAGCTTTCAAGCGTATTGGAAGCAAAAGACCGGGCAAACGGTGACGATCAAACAGTCGCACGGCGGTTCCGGCAAACAGGGCCGCGCTGTGATTGATGGCTTGGAAGCCGATGTGGTGACGTTGGCGCTGGCCTATGACATTGACGCGATTGCCGAGAAAGGGCTGATCGAGCAGGGCTGGCAGCAGCGCCTCGAGCACAACAGTTCCCCTTATACCTCCACCATCGTTTTTTTGGTGCGCAAGGGGAATCCGAAACAAATTAACGATTGGCCAGATCTCATCAAACCGGGCGTGTCGGTGATCACGCCCAATCCCAAAACCTCCGGCGGGGCGAGGTGGAATCACCTTGCTGCTTACGGGTACGCGCTGCAGAAATCGAACGGGGACGAGAACCAGGCCAAAGAATTCATCCGGCAGCTGTATCAACACGTACCCGTGCTTGATTCCGGCGCCCGCGGCGCAACCACGACATTTGTGGAAAGAGGCATCGGGGACGTCCTGCTGGCCTGGGAAAACGAAGCGTTTCTCGCGCTCAAGGAGCTGGGCCCCGACAAGTTTGAGATCGTCATCCCCTCTGTCAGCATTCTCGCCGAACCGCCCGTTGCCGTGGTCGACAAGGTGGTTGACAAGCGGGGGACGCGGGAAATCGCGGAGGCCTATCTGCAATACCTGTACACCGATGAGGCGCAGGAAATCGCGGCCCAACACTATTACCGGCCGCGCTCGACCGAAGTGATGGAACGGTATGCCGACCAATTTCCGTCGTTGAACTTGTTTACCCTTGACCAATACTTTGGCGATTGGCAGAATGCCCACCGCGTTCATTTTGCGGATGGCGGCTTATTCGATCAGATCTATCAGCCGCAGGGGTGA
- a CDS encoding YezD family protein, whose translation MSNWHLLDEDAIHRILRALDGLEYGSVQIVVHDSKITQIERTEKHRLPLKSQSVRDDAHKTRK comes from the coding sequence GTGTCTAACTGGCATCTGCTTGACGAGGACGCGATTCATCGCATTCTGCGGGCGCTCGATGGATTGGAGTACGGCTCTGTTCAGATCGTCGTACACGACTCCAAAATCACGCAAATCGAACGCACCGAAAAACACCGTCTTCCGCTGAAAAGTCAATCCGTGAGGGATGATGCGCACAAAACGAGAAAATAA
- a CDS encoding RrF2 family transcriptional regulator, producing the protein MKVSSKGEYALRALLLLGQNGSSVLSIGEVAEKTRVPLHYLEHILLQLKKHGYVQSKRGVQGGYALRLTPGQIRIGEVIRNLEGPLAPMSCASVTAYEPCRLEAGCLLKPLWVLVRDTVARVLDQTTLADLLEGKFRAGNGGGEGRV; encoded by the coding sequence GTGAAAGTATCCAGTAAGGGTGAGTATGCGCTGCGAGCTCTGTTGTTATTGGGACAAAACGGCAGCAGTGTGCTGTCGATCGGCGAAGTGGCAGAGAAGACACGGGTTCCGCTGCATTACCTGGAACACATTCTGCTGCAGTTGAAAAAGCATGGGTATGTGCAGAGCAAACGCGGTGTCCAAGGAGGATACGCGCTGCGGCTGACTCCGGGGCAGATCAGGATCGGCGAGGTGATCCGCAACCTGGAGGGACCGCTGGCTCCGATGAGCTGTGCCAGCGTGACAGCTTACGAACCGTGTCGGCTGGAAGCGGGCTGTTTGTTGAAGCCGTTGTGGGTGCTGGTTCGCGACACGGTTGCACGTGTGCTTGATCAAACGACCTTGGCTGATCTGTTGGAGGGAAAATTCCGTGCAGGGAATGGAGGAGGTGAAGGGCGTGTCTAA
- a CDS encoding cation diffusion facilitator family transporter, whose protein sequence is MHHHHHDHSHGHHHLHDHHDHHGISRDGNKKGLTIALLLTAGIMLLEFVGGLLTNSLALLSDAGHMLSDTSALLLSLAAIWFASRPPSPRKTYGFYRFEILAALFNGVCLFVIAGMIIWEAYERFQTPAAVAGGPLMLIAGIGLLANLLSALALLKKADVQHNVNVRSAYLHVISDALGSIGALLAGLLIYLFAWYWADPLISVLVALLILKGAWGVIKQTVHILMEGTPVTINQDEVKAALEAIDGVINVHDLHIWTITSGLDSLSCHLLIEDERDSQQILQQAIDTIRQQFQIEHTTIQVEKSRLAHAQTKV, encoded by the coding sequence ATGCATCATCACCATCACGACCACTCGCATGGCCACCACCATCTCCACGACCACCACGATCACCACGGAATCAGCCGCGACGGCAACAAAAAAGGGCTGACCATCGCGCTGCTGCTGACGGCGGGGATTATGCTGCTGGAGTTTGTGGGCGGCTTGCTGACGAACAGCTTGGCGCTGCTCTCCGATGCGGGACACATGCTGAGCGACACCAGCGCACTGCTGCTCAGTCTGGCCGCCATCTGGTTCGCCAGCCGGCCCCCCTCGCCCCGCAAGACCTACGGTTTTTACCGGTTCGAGATCCTCGCGGCGCTGTTTAACGGCGTCTGCCTGTTTGTGATCGCGGGGATGATCATCTGGGAAGCGTACGAGCGATTCCAAACGCCGGCCGCGGTGGCCGGTGGCCCGCTGATGCTGATCGCCGGCATCGGCCTGCTGGCCAACCTGCTCAGCGCCCTGGCGCTGCTGAAAAAAGCCGACGTCCAACACAATGTCAACGTGCGCAGCGCCTATCTGCACGTGATCAGCGATGCGCTCGGGTCGATCGGCGCGCTGTTGGCCGGTCTCTTGATCTACCTGTTCGCCTGGTATTGGGCCGACCCGCTGATCAGCGTGCTGGTTGCGCTATTGATTCTGAAGGGAGCATGGGGGGTCATCAAACAGACCGTTCACATATTGATGGAAGGGACACCCGTCACGATTAACCAGGACGAGGTAAAGGCTGCGCTGGAAGCGATCGACGGCGTGATCAACGTGCACGACCTGCACATCTGGACGATTACCTCCGGTCTCGATTCACTGAGCTGTCACCTGCTGATCGAGGATGAGCGGGACAGCCAGCAAATCCTGCAGCAGGCGATTGACACGATCAGGCAGCAGTTTCAGATCGAACACACCACGATCCAGGTGGAAAAGTCGCGCTTGGCGCACGCCCAGACGAAGGTGTGA
- a CDS encoding ArsR/SmtB family transcription factor, whose translation MKENTHDYLPEQTIQDVALIFKALADPTRIKILYLLSQQECSVNQLAEALGMSQSAVSHQLAFLRNLRLVTFRRSGNTFLYTYDDAHVIALLRQAIDHVAHQ comes from the coding sequence ATGAAGGAAAACACGCACGATTACCTGCCAGAGCAGACGATTCAGGATGTGGCGCTCATCTTTAAAGCGCTCGCCGATCCGACAAGGATTAAAATTCTCTATCTGCTGTCACAGCAGGAGTGCTCGGTCAACCAGCTTGCGGAAGCGTTGGGAATGTCGCAGTCGGCCGTCTCCCACCAGCTTGCCTTCTTGCGGAACCTGCGGCTGGTCACCTTCCGGCGGAGCGGAAACACGTTCTTGTACACCTACGATGATGCGCACGTGATCGCCCTGTTGAGACAGGCGATCGATCACGTCGCGCATCAATAA
- a CDS encoding flavodoxin yields the protein MANIVLVYASMTGNTEEIANAVAEGIQEAGESVVVKQVLDATAAELAEYEAILLGAYTWGDGELPDEFLDFYDELDQLDLTGKKAAVFGSCDSSYEHYGAAVDILTAKLRERGCEIVSEGLKIELAPSDEERELCRAFGRQFVSALQPAR from the coding sequence ATGGCAAACATTGTGCTGGTTTATGCCAGTATGACCGGCAACACGGAAGAAATCGCAAACGCCGTTGCGGAGGGAATCCAAGAGGCGGGGGAAAGCGTAGTGGTCAAGCAGGTGTTGGATGCGACCGCGGCGGAATTGGCTGAATACGAAGCGATCCTGTTAGGCGCGTACACATGGGGAGACGGGGAGCTACCCGATGAATTTCTCGACTTTTACGACGAACTGGACCAGCTTGATTTAACCGGCAAAAAGGCCGCCGTGTTCGGTTCGTGCGATTCCAGTTACGAACACTACGGCGCAGCCGTGGATATTCTGACCGCGAAGCTGCGGGAGCGAGGCTGCGAAATCGTGAGTGAAGGGTTGAAGATTGAGCTTGCCCCGTCTGACGAAGAACGGGAACTTTGCCGGGCATTCGGGCGCCAGTTCGTTTCCGCCCTGCAACCTGCCAGATAA
- a CDS encoding DUF2935 domain-containing protein encodes MRFYYEEKMPLRILDEGEFWKLQESEHTIVLRELVPNLEPPFVEALQAWEQALARTQGLFVRFIELVVRLGHRVGPELNRPIRELVQFALGQSRTFIALLNQLGSESEAMMSNPTAMVVLQHIRRESEYFIGIALAVLSGEESTQCEHGS; translated from the coding sequence ATGCGTTTTTACTACGAGGAAAAGATGCCGCTGCGGATTCTCGACGAAGGAGAGTTCTGGAAGCTGCAGGAGAGCGAGCACACGATCGTGCTGCGGGAACTGGTACCCAATCTGGAGCCGCCGTTCGTCGAGGCGCTGCAAGCGTGGGAGCAGGCTCTTGCCAGGACGCAAGGGCTCTTTGTGCGGTTTATCGAGCTGGTGGTGCGGCTGGGGCACCGCGTGGGACCGGAGCTGAACCGGCCGATCAGGGAACTGGTGCAGTTCGCCTTGGGGCAAAGCAGAACGTTTATCGCGCTGCTCAATCAGCTCGGCAGCGAAAGTGAAGCGATGATGAGCAATCCGACGGCCATGGTGGTCCTCCAGCACATTCGCCGGGAATCGGAGTATTTTATCGGCATTGCCTTGGCGGTGCTGTCCGGTGAAGAGTCAACCCAGTGTGAACACGGCAGCTGA